From Kwoniella dendrophila CBS 6074 chromosome 11, complete sequence, a single genomic window includes:
- a CDS encoding protein mgr2, whose translation MPPPPQTVAGGSTFDKMKMGAIMGSCVGLTIGFIFGSFSVLRAGPGPRGLVATLSQYMLSSAATFGFFMSIGSVIRTETSQAWILPPNLSSPNGKVSQPIMMAWKRAEERRKMKEL comes from the exons atgcctcctccacctcaaaCTGTAGCTGGCGGTTCAACCTTTGATAAGA tgaaaatggGTGCTATAATGGGAA GTTGTGTTGGTTTAACAATTGGTTTCATATTTGGTTCATTCTCTGTATTAAG AGCTGGTCCAGGTCCAAGAGGTTTAGTAGCTACATTATCACAATATATGTTatcttcagcagcaacatTTGGTTTCTTCATGTCAATTGGTTCG GTAATTCGAACTGAAACTTCACAAGCATGGATattaccaccaaatttatcttcaccaaatgGTAAAGTTTCACAACCTATAATGATGGCTTGGAAAAGAGCTGAAGAGAGACGTAAGATGAAAGAACTTTAA
- a CDS encoding histone H4, with the protein MSGRGKGGKGLGKGGAKRHRKVLRDNIQGITKPAIRRLARRGGVKRISGLIYEETRGVLKIFLENVIRDSVTYTEHAKRKTVTSLDVVYALKRQGRTLYGFGA; encoded by the exons ATGTCAGGTCGAggaaaaggtggtaaaggtttaggtaaaggtggtgccAAAAGACACAGAAAAGTCTTGAGAGATAACATCCA AGGTATTACCAAACCAGCTATCAGACGTCTCGCAAGAAGAGGTGGTGTTAAGAGAATTTCAGGTTTGATCTACGAAG AAACCCGAGGTGTACTTAAAATCTTCCTTGAAAATGTTATCAGAGATTCAGTTACATACACTGAACATGCCAAAAGAAAGACTGTCACTTCATTAGATGTCGTCTACGCTCTCAAAAGACAAGGTAGAACCCTTTATGGTTTCGGTGCTTAA